One Candida dubliniensis CD36 chromosome 1, complete sequence genomic region harbors:
- a CDS encoding zinc cluster transcription factor, putative gives MSQKVKREKTTKVRKHVSSACLECRRRHFKCDGKQPVCDRCQKSNKPCQYVASHRGGSRKKGVSTKKKPVTVNDINQGPEMPMFVADIEDFGKSKSTDESTNNRNEIKSNDDMFEKLMTLPCAHDQGRCQDSNCPGKSGVRYVKTRPEKRGQLNESEVQMMETLRKRIKLESTMNNIDCLFNDNNPPIDIRSFKELEMTTAVHDSSNYVDLTVLDKDETLKNYYETFHKAHPILPTREEMLIYMSNQSVEKELLPILSIVGDGETSSVYARAIDLISDRLIQCVEVVKSFGYIDIISLQVLTLVSFVAHVSSLHALSKNLRHFCIYLLQDLQINFLDAPSKHGSNDMTPESETNAPLKVFNSPRLSHVPRDSIVQCARRLFWELHFVDIITGSADGKTVSSFDKIESFVDFPTVPSRDEFDYKGRSEAGTLVTNAVKMNIEISNKRPYDILLTRLQASLSSWEMRLEDPSLFEAPPLIDKSGKVNEGVHQAILLFNYAKIFVHRPFSYLWKINSPQHPKCNGDSVDSTDVPPQLQANSRTTIETRKTIEGANSIIQVLMDTGASKVFQRTHFFACALALSSLVHLSAYIWVETTLAVDKTQAFGLNEEDLDVYTEYIKLALTAIYPISKHWQLSGKLAKHIRDSLTTLRPKLYSKLKDFLPQLEIGMEKMKIREGESTGEDSTRSSVLPINAMSSSTTTTNNESMQNPDYNNSTLLNRQSALDINGGTIPGDNINGSYDFENLSWEPVSPISPSGCDWIDKGLLDFNFDSFPSTL, from the coding sequence ATGCTGCAAAAAGTCAAGAGAGAAAAGACAACAAAGGTAAGAAAGCATGTTAGTAGTGCCTGTTTGGAGTGCCGAAGAAGACACTTTAAATGTGATGGTAAGCAGCCAGTGTGTGATCGATgtcaaaaatcaaacaagcCATGTCAATATGTTGCAAGTCATCGAGGTGGTTCCAGGAAGAAGGGTGTCTCGACAAAAAAGAAGCCTGTTACTGTAAACGATATTAACCAAGGTCCAGAAATGCCCATGTTTGTCGCAGACATAGAAGACTTTGGTAAATCAAAATCCACTGACGAATCAACCAATAATCGGAACGAAATAAAGAGTAATGATGATATGTTTGAGAAGTTGATGACTTTGCCCTGTGCACACGATCAAGGTCGATGCCAGGATCTGAATTGTCCAGGGAAAAGTGGTGTTAGGTATGTGAAAACTCGACCAGAAAAGCGTGGACAATTGAATGAAAGCGAGGTCCAAATGATGGAAAcattaagaaaaagaataaagtTAGAGAGTACaatgaataatattgattgtCTCTTTAATGATAACAACCCGCCAATAGATATCAGGTCATTCAAAGAGTTGGAGATGACCACTGCCGTTCATGATTCGAGCAATTATGTCGATTTAACAGTACTAGACAAAGACGAAACACTAAAAAATTACTATGAGACATTTCACAAAGCGCATCCTATTTTGCCCACAAGGGAAGAAATGTTGATATATATGTCGAACCAATCTGTTGAGAAGGAACTATTACCTATTCTAAGTATAGTGGGTGACGGTGAGACATCGTCCGTTTATGCTCGCGctattgatttgatctCGGATAGATTGATCCAGTGTGTCGAGGTCGTGAAAAGCTTTGGATacattgatattatttcGCTTCAGGTTTTGACACTTGTTTCCTTTGTTGCCCATGTTTCGTCATTACATGCATTGAGCAAAAATTTGAGGCATTTCTGTATATACTTACTTCAAGACCtccaaatcaattttttggaTGCTCCTTCCAAGCACGGCTCCAACGACATGACCCCAGAGTCAGAAACTAATGCTCCGCTTAAGGTTTTCAACTCACCTAGGTTGTCACATGTGCCAAGAGATAGTATTGTTCAATGTGCTCGTAGACTATTTTGGGAATTacattttgttgatatcATAACTGGGTCCGCTGATGGGAAAACAGTGTCTTcgtttgataaaattgaaagttttgttgatttccCCACCGTGCCACTGCGGGATGAGTTTGATTATAAAGGGCGTTCAGAGGCAGGAACATTAGTCACAAACGCGGTGAAGATGAATATAGAGATTTCCAACAAAAGACCGTATGACATTCTTCTAACTCGATTGCAAGCATCTTTATCAAGTTGGGAAATGAGGTTAGAAGACCCGTCGTTATTTGAAGCACCACCATTGATTGACAAGAGCGGGAAAGTGAATGAAGGGGTTCATCAAGCGATCTTACTATTTAACTACGCAAAGATCTTTGTTCACAGGCCCTTTTCTTATCTCTGGAAGATCAATTCACCACAACATCCCAAATGCAATGGTGATTCGGTAGACTCGACAGATGTTCCACCTCAGCTTCAGGCGAATTCACGAACGACTATTGAAACTAGAAAAACTATTGAAGGTGCAAACTCAATTATCCAAGTTCTCATGGATACTGGTGCGTCCAAAGTTTTTCAAAGAACACATTTTTTTGCTTGTGCATTGGCGTTATCCTCGTTGGTTCACTTAAGCGCATATATCTGGGTCGAGACGACGTTAGCAGTAGATAAAACCCAAGCTTTTGGGttgaatgaagaagatttgGATGTTTACACCGAATACATAAAACTAGCCTTGACAGCTATTTACCCAATTTCGAAGCATTGGCAATTATCCGGTAAATTAGCAAAGCATATTCGAGATTCCTTGACCACATTAAGGCCTAAATTGtattcaaaattgaagGATTTTTTACCACAATTAGAAATTGGTATggagaaaatgaaaattcgTGAAGGCGAGTCTACTGGTGAAGATTCAACTAGAAGCCTGGTACTACCCATAAACGCAATGAGTAGCTCGACCACAACGACTAATAACGAAAGTATGCAAAATCCAGATTAcaataattcaactttGTTGAACCGTCAAAGTGCCCTTGATATAAATGGTGGTACAATTCCTGGTGACAACATCAATGGTCTGTATGactttgaaaatttgtCGTGGGAGCCGGTATCTCCAATTTCGCCATCAGGTTGTGATTGGATCGACAAGGGTTTGTTGGActttaattttgattcttttccTTCTACTCTATAG
- a CDS encoding YPT-like, Rab5-family GTPAse, putative (Similar to C. albicans YPT522), with amino-acid sequence MSETSNPSLLPPPYKIVLLGDSSVGKTSLVHRFTTNRFDMHTPNTIGAAFITKEFSPHENHERKVKLEIWDTAGQERYRSLTPMYYRNARVALVSFDLSKFESTFNTAKYWIQQLELNNSSDSREKIEIRLIGTKRDLVEIIDENTKDQINKLITEQSNVVKFHETSSKEGTGVESLFDDIVNDIDETFFTQYYEQNRDTSDQIGNMLRTRQTSNSYCC; translated from the coding sequence ATGTCCGAAACGTCTAACCCATCGTTATTACCACCACCTTATAAGATAGTTCTTTTAGGAGATTCTTCAGTGGGGAAAACATCTCTCGTACACAGATTCACAACCAATAGGTTTGATATGCATACTCCCAATACTATTGGTGCAGCATTTATAACAAAGGAATTTTCACCCCACGAGAATCATGAGCGTAAAGTGAAACTAGAGATATGGGATACTGCAGGTCAGGAAAGGTACCGTTCATTAACTCCTATGTACTATAGAAATGCGAGAGTTGCCTTAGTGAGTTTTGATTTGAGCAAGTTTGAAAGCACTTTCAATACTGCGAAATATTGGATTCAACAGTTGGAACTCAACAATTCTTCTGATTCAAGAGAAAAGATAGAGATTCGGTTGATAGGGACCAAACGAGATTTGGTGGAAATAATAGACGAGAACACAAAAGACCAAATCAATAAGTTGATAACAGAACAGTCCAACGTTGTAAAATTTCATGAAACGAGTTCAAAGGAAGGTACAGGTGTTGAATCTTTGTTTGACGATATAGTTAATGATATAGACGAAACATTTTTCACGCAATATTACGAACAGAATCGTGATACTTCTGATCAAATAGGAAACATGCTACGTACAAGGCAGACGTCTAACTCATATTGCTGCTAA
- a CDS encoding beta-glucan synthesis-associated protein KRE11 (killer toxin-resistance protein 11), putative: MSLRIILPLDLLEISGLTPNNLRGYLDNCPVRDIVFFDESVSGFVVYEGSLDQETSFVQCEVAILQLNNVDERDPLNCVNSENKISLTLGKEELVYDNDLVHIWKFEIPVTYPRKRLNSPQMCISCSLVNENNESLVVENESFSEEILDNYIPCMRRNLLAELDHQLDFIDISNGVLETGISVQENSIIEKPSVRAFISVPVTISLVIKLKSTKPAGRNGMLLATFNIETSEEFAKVANNKDYYFDIMDMEVEFKSGSVQPINSIIPIRIQHTDSVNLAYKFNNYEIDFKETTSSRPINISLTLRVQESADGVYRNVSNIIQTEWSPYLDFGLIAPPINNALKTTNNAMQSQSQPSIPISSIRHKALMSNLYKLKGASLSNANSISSSTTNLRRNRVSLANPSGRTSSVTVNLTMGNNSSLTGLRLTFVGKLDIKLGEVVNWKIQAINNSMSRLNLSLLVQNPINFNPVYSGANITTNNFSSSNLLNNSGGIPNNDVIIYNRVQLYSLYNSLKVNGDGEGILILNNDIRMGPLDPNAVFETEIQLIGVSKGIFNLDGVKVFDMSSGDGIDFGKLVEVFVI; the protein is encoded by the coding sequence ATGAGTTTACGGATCATACTACCTTTGGATTTATTAGAAATTTCCGGGTTGACTCCTAATAATCTTAGGGGCTATTTAGACAACTGTCCTGTTAGAGATATTGTATTTTTTGACGAAAGTGTTCTGGGATTTGTTGTGTATGAAGGTTCATTAGATCAGGAAACTTCTTTTGTTCAATGCGAGGTGGCAATATTACAACTAAACAATGTGGATGAAAGGGACCCTTTGAATTGTGTTAATCTGGAGAACAAAATTAGTTTGACCTTGGGAAAGGAGGAACTAGTCTACGACAACGATTTAGTTCACATTTGGAAGTTTGAAATACCAGTGACTTATCCACGGAAAAGACTCAATAGTCCACAAATGTGTATCAGCTGCAGTTTAGTGAATGAAAACAATGAGAGCTTGGTTGTGGAGAATGAATCATTTCTGGAAGAAATCTTGGACAACTACATCCCGTGTATGAGGAGGAACCTACTAGCAGAATTGGATCATCAGCTAGACTTCATTGACATATCAAATGGTGTTCTAGAAACGGGTATAAGTGTTCAggaaaattcaataatagaGAAACCACTGGTACGAGCTTTTATCAGCGTTCCTGTCACTATTTCGCTAGTCATAAAACTTAAATCAACGAAGCCAGCAGGGAGAAACGGCATGCTCTTAGCTACTTTCAATATTGAGACGTCAGAAGAGTTTGCAAAGGTtgctaataataaagattattattttgatattatGGATATGGAAGTCGAATTCAAATCTGGTTCTGTGCAGCCAATAAATTCCATAATTCCAATTCGAATTCAACATACTGATTCTGTCAACTTAGCATACAAGTTCAATAACTATGAAATCGACTTCAAAGAAACTACATCTTCCCGACCTATAAATATAAGTCTAACACTACGGGTACAGGAACTGGCTGACGGTGTGTACCGAAATGTGAGCAACATTATTCAAACAGAGTGGTCGCCATATCTTGACTTTGGTTTGATTGCCCcaccaataaataatgcattgaaaacaacaaataatgcAATGCAACTGCAATCGCAACCTTCAATTCCTATCAGCAGCATTCGCCACAAAGCGTTAATGAGCAATCTTTACAAACTTAAGGGTGCTAGCTTATCAAATGCTAACAGCATCTCTAGTAGCACTACAAATTTGCGACGAAATAGAGTATCTTTAGCAAATCCAAGCGGACGCACCTCCTCGGTAACGGTTAACTTGACAATGGGGAACAATTCATCTCTTACTGGATTAAGGCTTACGTTTGTGGGTAAGCTCGATATTAAGTTGGGTGAAGTTGTCAACTGGAAAATACAAGCAATCAATAATTCTATGAGTAGACTAAACTTGTCGTTGTTGGTCCAAAATCCAATTAACTTCAATCCCGTTTACAGCGGAGCCAATATCACGACAAATAATTTCTCATCATCAAACTTGCTTAATAATAGTGGTGGTATACCCAATAATGATGTAATTATATACAACAGGGTACAGTTATATTCATTGTATAATTCCTTGAAAGTTAATGGTGATGGGGAAGGTATCTTAATTCTTAACAATGATATACGAATGGGTCCGTTGGATCCAAATGCTGTTTTTGAGACAGAGATTCAATTGATCGGTGTTTCCAAAGGTATATTCAACTTGGATGGTGTTAAAGTATTTGATATGAGTAGTGGCGATGGCATCGACTTTGGTAAGTTGGTAGAAGTATTTGTAATATGA
- a CDS encoding genome integrity and telomere function protein, putative — MANKRRPKKTRAPYRRYVYKSNNYLAGSDEDEEFEDETEQSETTLHTTNNARFKRAINVQSIYVLSDQIRYQGKMWPWSKFEKVDILQCALQGHNPSYAHNGPEDEPTQGVMKFPAEIFVHIFEILDAWGKLKPKYMRVCKLFYLLILPILYRQPQLKATNFFNFVEAISSNKSLGQYIHALDLSYIIQSGKNAFVSKLMKRAGKNLEILVAPQTSFGLGPLIALKNCSNLKVLDLRLVSETLNLEELFKSIRNLTELTQLSFPRSSVEIHDYQSINWPPKLTFLRLSGGISDDFLYQFEFPPSITQLEFAHCPSISDLGFRQILYRIGANLKTLKVQYPMPGLKKNSLDQVFSYCPNLRVLEVSVDYVSSMFFDEQYLGYMDYPRPLRTLYINSSGMLGTSTRLDPIDLAVALNDGRLPYLKHIQCTAKLGWDPSSDALGYIADELDERKGGIYIGY; from the coding sequence ATGGCTAATAAACGACGTCCAAAGAAAACTCGTGCACCTTATAGAAGATATGTCTACAAGTCAAACAATTATTTAGCTGGTTCTGATGAAGACGAAGAGTTTGAAGATGAGACTGAGCAACTGGAAACAACACTACACACAACTAACAATGCCAGGTTCAAACGGGCGATAAATGTACAGTCAATATATGTCCTAAGTGATCAAATCCGTTATCAGGGCAAAATGTGGCCCTGGAGTAAATTTGAGAAAGTTGATATTTTGCAATGTGCTTTACAGGGTCATAACCCTTCGTATGCTCACAATGGGCCAGAAGACGAACCAACCCAAGGAGTAATGAAGTTTCCAGCAGAGATATTTGTCCATATATTTGAGATACTAGACGCATGGGGTAAATTAAAACCTAAATATATGAGAGTGTGCAAactattttatttattgatattgcCAATCTTATATCGGCAACCACAACTAAAAGCCactaattttttcaattttgtgGAGGCAATTTCCAGCAATAAGTCATTAGGTCAATACATTCATGCTTTGGACCTTTCGTATATTATACAGTCAGGCAAAAATGCATTCGTATCTAAACTCATGAAACGAGCAGGTAAAAACTTGGAGATTCTTGTGGCACCACAAACAAGTTTTGGATTAGGGCCATTGATtgcattgaaaaattgctCCAACCTAAAGGTTTTGGATTTGAGACTTGTTTCTGAAACTTTAAACTTGGAAGAATTATTCAAGTCCATTAGGAATTTAACAGAATTGACGCAGTTGTCATTTCCAAGGTCTTCAGTAGAAATTCACGATTATCAGCTGATAAATTGGCCTCCAAAGTTGACTTTCTTGAGACTTTCAGGAGGTATTAGTGATGACTTTCTATATCAGTTCGAGTTCCCGCCACTGATTACACAATTGGAGTTTGCACATTGCCCATCTATAAGCGATCTTGGCTTTCGACAAATATTGTACAGGATAGGAGCCAACTTGAAAACATTAAAAGTCCAGTATCCAATGCCgggattgaaaaaaaattcgtTGGACCAAGTGTTTCTGTATTGTCCAAACTTGAGAGTATTGGAGGTTAGTGTTGATTATGTTTCATCCATGTTTTTTGACGAGCAATATTTGGGATACATGGACTATCCCAGACCTTTGCGTactttatatataaatagcAGTGGTATGTTGGGAACACTGACTCGTTTGGACCCAATAGACTTGGCAGTTGCCTTGAATGACGGTAGATTACCATATTTAAAGCATATTCAATGTACTGCGAAATTGGGGTGGGACCCACTGTCTGACGCCCTAGGTTATATAGCTGATGAATTGGATGAACGAAAAGGTGGAATATATATAGGTTATTAA